One window of Oryza brachyantha chromosome 12, ObraRS2, whole genome shotgun sequence genomic DNA carries:
- the LOC102715360 gene encoding adenylylsulfatase HINT3-like, whose amino-acid sequence MSPPSGSGEPAPERRLGVLLSHLRSFALLSPRRASYHDLELEAGAGMAALAASPCAAVAAADGEGVSSGGERCVFCEIVKGNTPAYKLYEDDVCLCILDIKPLSTGHSLIIPKSHFQSLQETPPSVIADICCKLPLLSNAIVKATQCDAFNVLVNNGKVAGQVIFHTHVHIIPRRKGDNLWSSETYERNFIKHNQETKDLVSGIKELLFSPHNDHTEGSTIPKEL is encoded by the exons atgtcgccgccgtcgggttCCGGggagccggcgccggagaggcGCCTCGGGGTGCTCCTCTCCCACCTCCGCTCGTTCGCGCTGCTGAGCCCCCGGCGGGCCTCCTACCACGACCTGGAGCTGGAGGCCGGGGCGGGAATGGCTGCTCTCGCCGCGTCTccatgcgccgccgtcgccgccgccgacggggaGGGGGTTTCCTCGGGGGGAGAGCGCTGCGTGTTCTGCGAGATCGTGAAGGGCAACACGCCGGCCTACAAG cTCTATGAGGATGATGTGTGCTTGTGCATCCTGGATATCAAACCACTCAGCACTGG GCATTCACTGATCATTCCCAAAAGTCACTTTCAATCACTACAGGAAACACCACCATCT gTAATAGCAGATATTTGTTGTAAACTCCCACTTCTTTCCAATGCAATTGTGAAGGCTACTCAATGCG ATGCATTCAATGTGCTTGTCAACAATGGAAAGGTAGCAGGGCAGGTTATTTTTCAC ACTCATGTTCACATCATTCCCCGCAGAAAAGGCGATAACTTGTGGTCTTCAGAG ACCTATGAAAGGAACTTCATCAAGCACAACCAGGAAACCAAAGATCTTGTTAGCGGCATCAAGGAACTACTGTTTTCACCTCACAACGACCACACTGAAGGATCAACAATTCCAAAGGAACTCTGA
- the LOC102710254 gene encoding uncharacterized protein LOC102710254 isoform X2, whose protein sequence is MPRREGGRSAYLVAALISASCLLLVAASHQEFHEAAGSRTLLKSHEQTNKVHCSRERSRSAWEAIYEYLMPVVEKEKYELPRKCRLHPDNDMFREQEQHKIHFDINEWRCGFCKKAFRAEKFLDQHFENRHNNLVDYSHGRCLADLCGALHCDLMLKFKKPKSKCSAAAAAKNRHLCESLADSCFPINQGPSASRLHEFFLRQFCDAHTCKGGSKPFPKGGRDEGWDRRAVEDALMIKFSL, encoded by the exons ATGCCGAGACGGGAGGGCGGCCGCTCCGCTTACCTCGTCGCCGCACTCATCTCTGCTTCCTGTCTTCTACTTGTTGCGGCATCTCATCAG gaatttcatgaagCTGCTGGATCCAG AACTCTTCTTAAGTCACatgaacaaacaaataaagtgCATTGCTCAAGGGAAAGAAGCCGCTCAGCTTGGGAAGCTATTTATGAG TATTTGATGCCCGttgtggaaaaagaaaaatatgaactCCCAAGAAAATGTAGGCTTCATCCTGATAATGACATGTTTCGGGAACAGGAGCAACATAAGATTCACTTTGATATAAATGAATGGCGCTGTGGTTTCTGCAAGAAAGCCTTCCGAGCAGAGAAGTTCCTTGATCAGCATTTTGAAAATCGGCACAATAATCTTGTGGATTAT AGTCATGGAAGATGCTTGGCAGATTTATGTGGAGCTCTTCACTGTGATCTGATGTTGAAGTTCAAGAAGCCAAAGAGTAAATGcagtgcagctgcagctgcaaagAATCGTCATCTTTGTGAG AGCCTTGCAGACAGTTGCTTTCCAATTAACCAAGGGCCATCTGCCAGCCGTCTTCATG AATTTTTCTTGCGTCAATTCTGTGATGCGCACACATGCAAGGGTGGTTCTAAACCTTTCCCCAAAGGTGGCAGG gatgaaGGATGGGATAGAAGAGCTGTTGAGGATGCTCTTATGatcaaattttctttgtaA
- the LOC102710254 gene encoding uncharacterized protein LOC102710254 isoform X1 — protein sequence MPRREGGRSAYLVAALISASCLLLVAASHQEFHEAAGSRTLLKSHEQTNKVHCSRERSRSAWEAIYEYLMPVVEKEKYELPRKCRLHPDNDMFREQEQHKIHFDINEWRCGFCKKAFRAEKFLDQHFENRHNNLVDYSHGRCLADLCGALHCDLMLKFKKPKSKCSAAAAAKNRHLCESLADSCFPINQGPSASRLHEFFLRQFCDAHTCKGGSKPFPKGGRKETNRFYLALCALIVVLLPLFYLIVFLHQREMKKGGQNLRRISKIGQKKKPS from the exons ATGCCGAGACGGGAGGGCGGCCGCTCCGCTTACCTCGTCGCCGCACTCATCTCTGCTTCCTGTCTTCTACTTGTTGCGGCATCTCATCAG gaatttcatgaagCTGCTGGATCCAG AACTCTTCTTAAGTCACatgaacaaacaaataaagtgCATTGCTCAAGGGAAAGAAGCCGCTCAGCTTGGGAAGCTATTTATGAG TATTTGATGCCCGttgtggaaaaagaaaaatatgaactCCCAAGAAAATGTAGGCTTCATCCTGATAATGACATGTTTCGGGAACAGGAGCAACATAAGATTCACTTTGATATAAATGAATGGCGCTGTGGTTTCTGCAAGAAAGCCTTCCGAGCAGAGAAGTTCCTTGATCAGCATTTTGAAAATCGGCACAATAATCTTGTGGATTAT AGTCATGGAAGATGCTTGGCAGATTTATGTGGAGCTCTTCACTGTGATCTGATGTTGAAGTTCAAGAAGCCAAAGAGTAAATGcagtgcagctgcagctgcaaagAATCGTCATCTTTGTGAG AGCCTTGCAGACAGTTGCTTTCCAATTAACCAAGGGCCATCTGCCAGCCGTCTTCATG AATTTTTCTTGCGTCAATTCTGTGATGCGCACACATGCAAGGGTGGTTCTAAACCTTTCCCCAAAGGTGGCAGG aaagaaacaaacagaTTTTACCTGGCTCTTTGTGCCTTAATAGTGGTACTTTTGCCCCTGTTCTACCTCATAGTATTCTTGCACCAGAG GGAAATGAAGAAAGGCGGTCAAAATTTAAGACGAATTTCGAAAATtgggcaaaagaaaaaaccatCGTAG